Proteins from a genomic interval of Oreochromis aureus strain Israel breed Guangdong linkage group 6, ZZ_aureus, whole genome shotgun sequence:
- the LOC116331429 gene encoding dnaJ homolog subfamily A member 3, mitochondrial-like isoform X2, with the protein MASSAARLTTRWLTASVSSGYRSGRFLIIPAGNGGVCPTTISQTHRAGTAVSLSSWTRGNAVTLRGLTGVRCPHGISCCSFHCSSRLANKQDLYEVLGISRTASQKEIKKAYYQLAKKYHPDTNPNDPEAKEKFAKLAEAYEVLSDEVKRKQYDTYGVSGFDPNRAGAGQQQYYRAGGATIDPEELFRKIFGEFTGGMGFGNINSMFEERPEFVMELTFSEAAKGVNKELNVNIDDTCQRCDGRGNEPGTKVSHCHYCNGTGMESISTGPFMMRSTCRRCGGKGSIINTPCALCRGSGQTKKRQTVTVPVPAGVDNGQTVRMSVGTKEILITFRVQRSPVFRRNGADIHSDAFISIAQAILGGTATTQGLYETISIAIPAGCQADQIIRLQGKGIRRLNSYSYGDHYVHIKIKVPKKLTRRQRSLLLSYAEEETEVQGTVSGVSPSGGGSSTSATSTKSTTSEEGQDKQKEKEEEGGFFSKLKKMFS; encoded by the exons ATGGCGTCCTCCGCTGCCCGGCTGACTACACGCTGGTTAACAGCATCAGTTTCTTCTGGATATCGTAGCGGCCGTTTTCTCATTATTCCCGCCGGGAATGGAGGAGTTTGTCCAACGACCATATCACAGACACACCGGGCAGGGACGGCGGTTAGCCTGAGCTCCTGGACACGCGGAAATGCCGTGACATTGAGAGGACTGACAG GGGTGAGATGTCCCCATGGCATTAGCTGCTGCTCTTTCCACTGCAGCAGCAGACTAGCAAACAAACAGGACTTGTATGAAGTCCTGGGCATCTCCCGCACCGCCTCACAGAAGGAGATCAAGAAGGCTTACTACCAG CTGGCAAAGAAGTACCACCCAGACACCAACCCAAACGACCCAGAGGCCAAAGAGAAGTTTGCAAAGTTAGCTGAAGCatatgag GTGCTGAGTGACGAGGTGAAGAGGAAGCAGTATGACACGTATGGGGTGTCGGGCTTTGACCCGAACCGTGCCGGTGCTGGTCAGCAGCAGTACTACAGAGCTGGGGGCGCCACTATAGATCCAGAGGAGCTCTTCAGGAAGATCTTTGGAGAGTTTACAGGAGGCATGGGCTTCGGAAACATCAACAGCATGTTTGAAGAAAGGCCTGAA TTTGTGATGGAGCTTACGTTTTCGGAGGCAGCAAAGGGCGTGAATAAGGAGCTGAATGTGAACATTGACGACACATGCCAGAGGTGTGACGGGAGGGGTAACGAGCCGGGGACTAAGGTGTCTCACTGTCACTACTGCAATGGCACAGGGATG GAGTCGATCAGCACAGGACCCTTCATGATGCGCTCAACGTGCCGGCGCTGTGGTGGGAAAGGATCCATCATAAACACGCCCTGCGCCCTGTGCAGAGGTTCAGGCCAGACTAAGAAGAGGCAGACGGTCACTGTGCCCGTACCTGCCG GAGTGGACAATGGTCAGACGGTGCGAATGTCAGTAGGAACTAAAGAAATCCTCATTACATTCAGA GTTCAGAGGAGCCCAGTGTTCAGACGTAACGGAGCAGACATCCACTCTGATGCCTTCATCTCAATAGCGCAGGCTATCCTGGGAGGCACAGCCACCACACAGGGCCTCTATGAAACCATCAGTATCGCG ATTCCCGCCGGCTGCCAGGCTGATCAGATCATCAGGCTGCAGGGGAAAGGCATTCGGAGGTTAAACAGCTACAGCTACGGAGATCATTATGTTCACATTAAGATCAAAGTGCCCAA GAAGTTGACTCGGAGGCAGCGTTCTCTGCTGCTGAGTTATGCAGAGGAAGAGACGGAGGTTCAGGGGACTGTCAGCGGCGTCAGTCCTTCAGGAG GGGGCAGCAGCACTTCAGCCACCAGCACAAAGTCAACCACATCAGAGGAGGGACAGGACAAGcagaaggagaaagaggaggagggaggcttCTTTTCCaaactaaagaaaatgtttagcTGA
- the LOC116331429 gene encoding dnaJ homolog subfamily A member 3, mitochondrial-like isoform X1, producing the protein MASSAARLTTRWLTASVSSGYRSGRFLIIPAGNGGVCPTTISQTHRAGTAVSLSSWTRGNAVTLRGLTGVRCPHGISCCSFHCSSRLANKQDLYEVLGISRTASQKEIKKAYYQLAKKYHPDTNPNDPEAKEKFAKLAEAYEVLSDEVKRKQYDTYGVSGFDPNRAGAGQQQYYRAGGATIDPEELFRKIFGEFTGGMGFGNINSMFEERPEFVMELTFSEAAKGVNKELNVNIDDTCQRCDGRGNEPGTKVSHCHYCNGTGMESISTGPFMMRSTCRRCGGKGSIINTPCALCRGSGQTKKRQTVTVPVPAGVDNGQTVRMSVGTKEILITFRVQRSPVFRRNGADIHSDAFISIAQAILGGTATTQGLYETISIAIPAGCQADQIIRLQGKGIRRLNSYSYGDHYVHIKIKVPKKLTRRQRSLLLSYAEEETEVQGTVSGVSPSGEGGSSTSATSTKSTTSEEGQDKQKEKEEEGGFFSKLKKMFS; encoded by the exons ATGGCGTCCTCCGCTGCCCGGCTGACTACACGCTGGTTAACAGCATCAGTTTCTTCTGGATATCGTAGCGGCCGTTTTCTCATTATTCCCGCCGGGAATGGAGGAGTTTGTCCAACGACCATATCACAGACACACCGGGCAGGGACGGCGGTTAGCCTGAGCTCCTGGACACGCGGAAATGCCGTGACATTGAGAGGACTGACAG GGGTGAGATGTCCCCATGGCATTAGCTGCTGCTCTTTCCACTGCAGCAGCAGACTAGCAAACAAACAGGACTTGTATGAAGTCCTGGGCATCTCCCGCACCGCCTCACAGAAGGAGATCAAGAAGGCTTACTACCAG CTGGCAAAGAAGTACCACCCAGACACCAACCCAAACGACCCAGAGGCCAAAGAGAAGTTTGCAAAGTTAGCTGAAGCatatgag GTGCTGAGTGACGAGGTGAAGAGGAAGCAGTATGACACGTATGGGGTGTCGGGCTTTGACCCGAACCGTGCCGGTGCTGGTCAGCAGCAGTACTACAGAGCTGGGGGCGCCACTATAGATCCAGAGGAGCTCTTCAGGAAGATCTTTGGAGAGTTTACAGGAGGCATGGGCTTCGGAAACATCAACAGCATGTTTGAAGAAAGGCCTGAA TTTGTGATGGAGCTTACGTTTTCGGAGGCAGCAAAGGGCGTGAATAAGGAGCTGAATGTGAACATTGACGACACATGCCAGAGGTGTGACGGGAGGGGTAACGAGCCGGGGACTAAGGTGTCTCACTGTCACTACTGCAATGGCACAGGGATG GAGTCGATCAGCACAGGACCCTTCATGATGCGCTCAACGTGCCGGCGCTGTGGTGGGAAAGGATCCATCATAAACACGCCCTGCGCCCTGTGCAGAGGTTCAGGCCAGACTAAGAAGAGGCAGACGGTCACTGTGCCCGTACCTGCCG GAGTGGACAATGGTCAGACGGTGCGAATGTCAGTAGGAACTAAAGAAATCCTCATTACATTCAGA GTTCAGAGGAGCCCAGTGTTCAGACGTAACGGAGCAGACATCCACTCTGATGCCTTCATCTCAATAGCGCAGGCTATCCTGGGAGGCACAGCCACCACACAGGGCCTCTATGAAACCATCAGTATCGCG ATTCCCGCCGGCTGCCAGGCTGATCAGATCATCAGGCTGCAGGGGAAAGGCATTCGGAGGTTAAACAGCTACAGCTACGGAGATCATTATGTTCACATTAAGATCAAAGTGCCCAA GAAGTTGACTCGGAGGCAGCGTTCTCTGCTGCTGAGTTATGCAGAGGAAGAGACGGAGGTTCAGGGGACTGTCAGCGGCGTCAGTCCTTCAGGAG AAGGGGGCAGCAGCACTTCAGCCACCAGCACAAAGTCAACCACATCAGAGGAGGGACAGGACAAGcagaaggagaaagaggaggagggaggcttCTTTTCCaaactaaagaaaatgtttagcTGA
- the LOC116331429 gene encoding dnaJ homolog subfamily A member 3, mitochondrial-like isoform X3 — MASSAARLTTRWLTASVSSGYRSGRFLIIPAGNGGVCPTTISQTHRAGTAVSLSSWTRGNAVTLRGLTGVRCPHGISCCSFHCSSRLANKQDLYEVLGISRTASQKEIKKAYYQLAKKYHPDTNPNDPEAKEKFAKLAEAYEVLSDEVKRKQYDTYGVSGFDPNRAGAGQQQYYRAGGATIDPEELFRKIFGEFTGGMGFGNINSMFEERPEFVMELTFSEAAKGVNKELNVNIDDTCQRCDGRGNEPGTKVSHCHYCNGTGMESISTGPFMMRSTCRRCGGKGSIINTPCALCRGSGQTKKRQTVTVPVPAGVDNGQTVRMSVGTKEILITFRVQRSPVFRRNGADIHSDAFISIAQAILGGTATTQGLYETISIAIPAGCQADQIIRLQGKGIRRLNSYSYGDHYVHIKIKVPKKLTRRQRSLLLSYAEEETEVQGTVSGVSPSGGKKKKQAKQHGTGR; from the exons ATGGCGTCCTCCGCTGCCCGGCTGACTACACGCTGGTTAACAGCATCAGTTTCTTCTGGATATCGTAGCGGCCGTTTTCTCATTATTCCCGCCGGGAATGGAGGAGTTTGTCCAACGACCATATCACAGACACACCGGGCAGGGACGGCGGTTAGCCTGAGCTCCTGGACACGCGGAAATGCCGTGACATTGAGAGGACTGACAG GGGTGAGATGTCCCCATGGCATTAGCTGCTGCTCTTTCCACTGCAGCAGCAGACTAGCAAACAAACAGGACTTGTATGAAGTCCTGGGCATCTCCCGCACCGCCTCACAGAAGGAGATCAAGAAGGCTTACTACCAG CTGGCAAAGAAGTACCACCCAGACACCAACCCAAACGACCCAGAGGCCAAAGAGAAGTTTGCAAAGTTAGCTGAAGCatatgag GTGCTGAGTGACGAGGTGAAGAGGAAGCAGTATGACACGTATGGGGTGTCGGGCTTTGACCCGAACCGTGCCGGTGCTGGTCAGCAGCAGTACTACAGAGCTGGGGGCGCCACTATAGATCCAGAGGAGCTCTTCAGGAAGATCTTTGGAGAGTTTACAGGAGGCATGGGCTTCGGAAACATCAACAGCATGTTTGAAGAAAGGCCTGAA TTTGTGATGGAGCTTACGTTTTCGGAGGCAGCAAAGGGCGTGAATAAGGAGCTGAATGTGAACATTGACGACACATGCCAGAGGTGTGACGGGAGGGGTAACGAGCCGGGGACTAAGGTGTCTCACTGTCACTACTGCAATGGCACAGGGATG GAGTCGATCAGCACAGGACCCTTCATGATGCGCTCAACGTGCCGGCGCTGTGGTGGGAAAGGATCCATCATAAACACGCCCTGCGCCCTGTGCAGAGGTTCAGGCCAGACTAAGAAGAGGCAGACGGTCACTGTGCCCGTACCTGCCG GAGTGGACAATGGTCAGACGGTGCGAATGTCAGTAGGAACTAAAGAAATCCTCATTACATTCAGA GTTCAGAGGAGCCCAGTGTTCAGACGTAACGGAGCAGACATCCACTCTGATGCCTTCATCTCAATAGCGCAGGCTATCCTGGGAGGCACAGCCACCACACAGGGCCTCTATGAAACCATCAGTATCGCG ATTCCCGCCGGCTGCCAGGCTGATCAGATCATCAGGCTGCAGGGGAAAGGCATTCGGAGGTTAAACAGCTACAGCTACGGAGATCATTATGTTCACATTAAGATCAAAGTGCCCAA GAAGTTGACTCGGAGGCAGCGTTCTCTGCTGCTGAGTTATGCAGAGGAAGAGACGGAGGTTCAGGGGACTGTCAGCGGCGTCAGTCCTTCAGGAG gtaaaaaaaagaagcaagcaAAACAACACGGTACAGGAAGATGA